The following proteins come from a genomic window of Pichia kudriavzevii chromosome 1, complete sequence:
- a CDS encoding uncharacterized protein (PKUD0A09850), producing the protein MRGNRGRYNNQRNRRDYGRRSGQDAQNLRHLQHYTLRDQYYYDYDYNYSHYNSNTHNYHWQEDSVYANGADIYPGNEPYAQRRKRPYVEDVQHTKRIRSDALQQNNKSQRDGEAKTEEVENVKSTEQGHINENKTDNEGKGSSITSKIYQGFQSIKSLLLMGNSGILKENHSLPKPDVVSGTTKEINEDEKTRLIELPDKVRKLFSNSQLIFRYDTSIHNETTITDPGYKSFSELNIFMFDHTMVSTVFPNSELYTQQSLDRITTYSSTGLNWYTDIVPKFELLSASKPNLFEDISLHYNWTYTLLKLVENASYSQAQGNILIITRPIDIRALNEDLRKLKDKKVEFQYILDFTKSRVAYENTMLTLLDEIYNHRYEWCESVQSVTLFTHLIDDNTNTSKKLNSKTSKVRIGIVTTAKKCYYIDNPEKELQLVKKASKDTRVKLSISSTGGCFRIIYPDMIKLVSYLKSKGNFPTAGTDNYLFNYSEVAVTYKNKLPNFLIDELNLCNAYTGSILNIGKIDKMLYVVQFIMSTENNTWEYDSPVMIVARNKSIPLSNVKDLLKQVDWTLSDYNEGFTFRFQSKNKLKLF; encoded by the coding sequence ATGCGTGGAAACAGGGGACGTTATAACAACCAACGAAATAGAAGAGACtatggaagaagaagtggACAGGATGCGCAAAATTTAAggcatcttcaacattataCATTACGAGATCAGTATTATTATGACTATGATTATAATTACAGCCACTACAATAGCAACACGCATAATTATCATTGGCAAGAAGATAGTGTTTATGCAAATGGTGCTGATATTTACCCAGGGAATGAACCATATGCtcaaagaaggaaaaggccATACGTTGAAGACGTGCAGCACACAAAGAGAATTCGTTCTGACGCTTTGCAGCAGAACAATAAGTCTCAAAGAGATGGAGAAGCTAAAACTGAGGAAGTGGAAAATGTGAAGAGTACCGAGCAAGGTCATATAAATGAGAATAAGACGGATAATGAAGGGAAAGGTTCATCAATTACTTCTAAAATTTATCAGGGATTTCAGAGCATAAAGAGCCTCTTATTGATGGGCAATAGTGGGATCCTTAAGGAGAATCATTCTCTCCCCAAACCGGACGTTGTGAGTGGCACCACAAAGGAAataaatgaagatgaaaagaCACGTTTGATTGAACTTCCTGATAAAGTGAGGAAGTTATTCTCCAATTCACAGTTGATCTTCCGATATGACACATCAATTCACAACGAAACTACCATCACCGATCCAGGCTACAAATCATTTAGCGAGCTGAAcatttttatgtttgaCCATACAATGGTTTCCACTGTATTTCCAAACTCAGAATTATACACACAACAATCGTTAGATAGGATTACAACCTATAGCAGTACCGGCTTGAATTGGTATACTGACATTGTCCCCAAGTTTGAATTGCTATCTGCATCGAAACCAAATTTGTTTGAGGATATCAGTCTACATTACAACTGGACATACACTTTACTGAAGTTAGTTGAAAACGCAAGCTATAGTCAGGCGCAGGGAAACATACTTATAATAACCAGACCTATCGATATTAGAGCTTTAAATGAGGATTTAAGGAAACTAAAGGATAAAAAGGTGGAATTTCAATACATTCTTGATTTTACAAAATCTAGAGTGGCATACGAAAATACAATGCTCACTCTTCTCGATGAGATTTATAATCACAGATATGAATGGTGTGAATCTGTTCAAAGTGTGACACTTTTCACCCATTTAATTGACGATAATACAAACACATCAAAAAAACTTAATTCCAAAACGAGTAAGGTGAGAATAGGAATAGTCACAACAGCAAAAAAATGCTATTATATTGACAACCCTGAAAAGGAACTGCAACTTGTTAAGAAAGCATCAAAAGACACAAGGGTAAAGTTAtcaatctcttcaacaGGGGGCTGTTTTAGAATTATTTATCCAGACATGATCAAATTGGTTTCCtacttgaaatcaaaaggaaaCTTTCCTACTGCAGGTACAGACAACTATCTTTTCAACTATTCTGAAGTTGCAGTAACATATAAGAACAAACTACCGAACTTTCTGATTGATGAACTGAATCTGTGCAACGCATATACTGGATCGATTTTGAACATAggaaaaattgataaaatgtTATACGTAGTCCAATTTATCATGTCAACGGAGAACAACACGTGGGAGTACGATTCGCCAGTTATGATAGTTGCCAGGAATAAATCCATTCCGTTATCGAATGTTAAAGATTTACTCAAACAAGTAGATTGGACATTGAGCGACTATAATGAGGGGTTCACCTTTAGGTTTCAGTCAAAGAATAAATTGAAGCTTTTCTGA
- a CDS encoding uncharacterized protein (PKUD0A09830; similar to Saccharomyces cerevisiae YOL147C (PEX11); ancestral locus Anc_3.3), with protein MTSGISIELLVQHPLYKHLLKFAQSAEGREKILRLLQYLTRFLRYWKFRAILSPQFAALLPSLQASFTLCRKPLRFLKPLNHLNLFTSCINDKLSDPVLRYSEAIKQFGLFWFFTFDTIVWLKMLGLVGGRGVNESLGQSKWVVNAGKYSAMMWCLGLLGGLVKNLKQFHVLLLRRLNEDKTEITPKVRIIQPFEKVCKDFIKNVLDFVIAFNLYKNKGYNDGIIGSFGTITSILAIQDIWNLC; from the coding sequence ATGACGTCTGGAATCTCCATTGAACTGTTAGTACAGCACCCCTTATATAAGCATCTCCTAAAGTTTGCACAGTCAGCTGAAGGGCGGGAAAAAATCTTACGTTTACTACAGTACCTAACGAGATTTCTCAGGTATTGGAAGTTTAGGGCCATTTTATCACCTCAATTTGCAGCCCTATTACCCTCTCTACAGGCAAGTTTCACCTTATGTCGTAAACCACTAAGGTTTTTAAAGCCTTTGAATCATTTGAACTTGTTTACAAGTTGTATAAACGACAAGTTATCGGATCCCGTACTGAGATACTCCGAAGCTATAAAGCAATTTGGActtttttggtttttcaCGTTTGATACAATTGTGTGGTTGAAGATGTTGGGTCTAGTTGGTGGAAGAGGGGTCAACGAGTCCTTGGGACAATCGAAATGGGTGGTCAATGCAGGCAAATATTCTGCCATGATGTGGTGCCTTGGGCTACTTGGAGGCTTGGTTaagaatttgaaacaatttcatGTTTTGCTTTTAAGGAGATTGAATGAAGACAAGACTGAGATAACTCCAAAAGTTCGGATTATCCAACCATTTGAGAAAGTTTGCAAagatttcatcaagaacGTGCTAGACTTTGTCATTGCATTCAACCTTTACAAAAACAAGGGTTATAATGATGGTATCATTGGAAGTTTCGGTACAATTACAAGTATCTTGGCAATCCAAGACATATGGAATTTATGCTAG
- a CDS encoding uncharacterized protein (PKUD0A09810; Pfam Domains: AA_permease(3e-155)), with protein MKLLNRFHKSEKDPFSTEGNSGAQISLQDSQGSDKPINLNSNSAYPIKSIEAGEKQPYDIENSSSIEGDITETKVKRGLKSRHVAMIALGGTIGTGLFVGTHTPLQVAGPVNTLIAYLFFGCLAYSVTQSLGEMATHTPVAGSFCTFNERYISKAAGFATNWAYWFSWAITFAIELFTVGQIIEYWTDAVPNWGWIIIFYFVLTGANFVPVRYYGEIEFWIAFIKVIAIIGFIIYALCMVCGAGKTGPVGFRYWRHPGPWGAGAGLVSNTNTDRFLGWVSSLINAAFTYQGVELTGISAGESANPRKTVPKAINKVIFRILVFFILTLFFIGLLVPYNDPALNPNNPSNKSFISSSPFLIAITNSGTKVLPHIFNAVMLATIISAGNSNVYIGSRILYSMAGSTAPKIFARVNRFGVPYVGVLFTSIFGLLSLLNISNSGGTVFNWLMNITALAGLICWCFITAAHLRFMDILKSRNISRDTLPFKANFGPVVAWITEFFLVLICFIQGYDVFFNFNANDFFAYYVSLIIVFVFWIVSQLTIYRNDPWLIPVEDVDIDSHARHLDNEIWEDEGETSKFEKFWDIIL; from the coding sequence ATGAAATTACTGAACCGTTTTCATAAGTCAGAGAAGGATCCATTCTCTACAGAGGGCAACTCGGGTGCCCAGATTTCACTTCAAGACTCCCAAGGTTCGGATAAACCAATCAATCtaaattcaaattctgCATATCCAATAAAATCCATTGAAGCTGGTGAAAAACAACCTtatgatattgaaaattcatcatctatTGAGGGTGATATCACCGAAACAAAGGTGAAAAGAGGGTTGAAGTCGAGACACGTCGCTATGATTGCCCTTGGTGGTACTATTGGTACTGGTTTGTTCGTTGGTACACATACCCCTTTACAAGTTGCTGGGCCAGTAAATACATTGATTGCATacttattttttggttgtttgGCGTATTCAGTCACCCAGTCATTAGGTGAAATGGCTACTCATACCCCAGTGGCTGGCTCCTTCTGTACTTTCAATGAGAGGTATATCTCCAAAGCTGCTGGGTTTGCAACTAATTGGGCATACTGGTTCTCGTGGGCCATAACTTTTGCAATTGAACTATTCACAGTTGGTCAAATTATTGAATATTGGACTGACGCCGTCCCAAACTGGGGGTGGATCATCatcttttattttgttctAACAGGTGCCAATTTTGTTCCTGTTCGATATTatggtgaaattgaattCTGGATTGCATTTATCAAGGTCATTGCAATCATTGGTTTCATTATCTACGCTCTCTGTATGGTTTGTGGTGCCGGTAAGACCGGACCTGTTGGTTTCAGGTATTGGAGACATCCGGGCCCTTGGGGTGCTGGTGCTGGCCTAGTGTCTAATACTAATACAGACAGATTCCTTGGATGGGTTTCCTCCTTAATCAACGCAGCATTCACCTATCAAGGTGTTGAATTGACAGGTATATCTGCCGGTGAATCCGCcaatccaagaaaaacagtTCCAAAGGCAATCAATAAGGtcattttcagaattttagttttcttcattttgaCGTTGTTCTTTATTGGTTTGCTAGTTCCATACAATGATCCTGCGTTAAATCCAAATAACCCATCCAATAAAAgttttatttcttcatctcctTTCTTAATTGCCATCACCAATTCCGGTACCAAAGTTTTACCGCATATTTTCAATGCCGTCATGTTGGCCACAATCATTTCTGCTGGTAATTCAAATGTTTATATTGGATCCAGAATTTTGTATTCAATGGCTGGTTCAACAGCACCAAAGATTTTCGCACGTGTTAATAGATTTGGTGTTCCATATGTAGGTGTCTTATTCACCTCCATCTTTGGATTGCTATCATTATTGAATATATCAAATTCCGGTGGTACAGTGTTCAACTGGTTGATGAACATCACCGCCTTGGCGGGATTGATTTGTTGGTGTTTCATCACGGCTGCACATTTGAGATTCATGGATATTCTCAAATCGAGAAACATCTCTAGAGACACCTTACCATTCAAGGCAAATTTTGGACCTGTTGTTGCTTGGATCACTGAATTTTTCTTAGTTTTGATTTGCTTCATTCAAGGTTACGAtgtctttttcaatttcaatgcCAATGACTTCTTTGCATACTATGTTTCACTAATCATAGTCTTTGTATTTTGGATTGTTTCGCAATTGACAATCTATAGAAATGATCCATGGCTAATCCCCGTGGAAGATGTGGATATCGATTCCCATGCAAGACATTTGGATAACGAAATATGGGAAGATGAAGGTGAAACCTCTAAATTCGAAAAGTTCTGGGACATTATATTGTGA
- a CDS encoding uncharacterized protein (PKUD0A09820; similar to Saccharomyces cerevisiae YOL114C; ancestral locus Anc_3.59): MLMRLIRCNSTLRTLTPDGIKKHFVISYARSSGAGGQHVNTTDSKAVIKLPLDRWYAARGSWIPSKQFDNIMKNVNDSDAPHYKKFPYFTSSGDILITSSETRYRDKNLNDCLEKFVKAVEVCGQVRDEVNENTKQHWDKLKKRDNEERLKSKKLKRDKKSARRKISLDF, from the coding sequence ATGTTGATGCGCCTAATACGTTGCAACAGTACTCTAAGGACATTGACTCCGGACGGCATCAAGAAACACTTTGTCATTTCTTATGCAAGAAGTTCAGGAGCTGGAGGCCAGCATGTCAACACAACGGACTCTAAAGCCGTTATCAAATTACCCCTTGATAGATGGTATGCCGCTAGGGGGAGCTGGATTCCAAGTAAGCAATTCGACaatataatgaaaaacGTCAACGATTCAGATGCTCCACATTACAAAAAGTTCCCCTATTTTACGAGTTCTGGTGATATCTTAATTACAAGCAGTGAAACACGATACAGGGATAAAAATCTTAACGACTGCCTGGAGAAGTTTGTCAAAGCAGTTGAGGTTTGTGGTCAAGTAAGAGACGAAGTTAACGAAAATACAAAGCAACACTGGGATAAGTTAAAGAAGAGGGACAATGAGGAGAGGCTAAAGAGTAAAAAACTAAAGAGGGACAAGAAATCTGCCAGGCGTAAAATTTCACTGGATTTTTAA
- a CDS encoding uncharacterized protein (PKUD0A09780; similar to Saccharomyces cerevisiae YDR510W (SMT3); ancestral locus Anc_1.51): MSEEPKPEAADSTHINLKVTDGSSEVFFKIKKVTQLKRLMEAFCKRQGRQPNSLRFLYEGQRVEPEDTPESLEMEEGDVIEAHREQVGGSI, from the coding sequence ATGTCTGAAGAACCAAAGCCAGAGGCAGCAGATTCCACCCATATTAACTTGAAGGTCACCGACGGTAGCTCCGaagttttcttcaagatcaAAAAGGTCACCCAATTGAAGAGACTCATGGAAGCCTTCTGTAAGAGACAAGGTCGTCAACCAAACTCCTTGAGATTCTTGTACGAGGGGCAACGTGTTGAGCCGGAAGACACTCCAGAGAGTttggaaatggaagaagGTGACGTTATTGAAGCTCACAGAGAACAAGTTGGTGGATCCATttaa
- a CDS encoding uncharacterized protein (PKUD0A09860; similar to Saccharomyces cerevisiae YBR283C (SSH1); ancestral locus Anc_1.303), which yields MSGLKALDIIKPLASLIPEIELPYERVLFDEKIIYTIGAVVIYQLSSIPLTGVNPLTVADPFYWLRLPFASEKGTLLEFGILPVVTSAFLWQILSGSKFIKVNFNSIVDRQNFQSLQKVFAVLLAVVYAILLCAAGYFKPVDYFVKEGINSSSNLWGNMLIITQLGMATAIVTLLVELLEKGYGFGPGIMAFVAVNSSAKLSGSLFGFLSNHAIAQSHGVFVQLFRNLTSKSIAIAINDVFTRSEEVNFIQVYLGIAVVFLISYLQNFRMEISIKSSKVRSMVSAYPIRLFYCGALPIFFAYTILYNLHIIAFALTKIFGGSPYLAVYQLDPFTNRSYDITSGLLYFLSTSTKGCCLVLKLVRFIAFTSFVTLTSTIFGKKWFAMSGSGGKDLAKQFKEQDIVVVGHRDATVAKELNKMIQSASLIGSAILGLIVGLVEATGLSKGYVAGVVVGVLSALSLLEQIMSEYQQTGAANSQFSQVFGTN from the coding sequence ATGAGTGGACTTAAAGCACTAGACATTATCAAGCCACTAGCATCACTAATTCCGGAAATTGAACTGCCTTATGAAAGAGTCCTTTTCGATGAGAAGATCATTTACACCATTGGTGCTGTTGTAATTTATCAACTGTCGTCGATTCCATTGACTGGGGTTAATCCACTAACGGTTGCCGACCCTTTCTACTGGTTACGTCTTCCATTTGCATCCGAGAAGGGTACATTGTTGGAATTCGGTATTTTACCTGTCGTCACATCGGCCTTTTTATGGCAAATCTTATCTGGTTCCAAATTTATCAAGGTCAACTTCAATTCCATTGTTGATAGACAAAACTTCCAGTCTTTACAGAAGGTCTTTGCTGTTCTACTTGCAGTCGTATATGCAATTCTTTTATGTGCTGCAGGCTATTTCAAACCTGTCGATTATTTTGTTAAGGAAGGTATCAATTCATCCTCAAATTTATGGGGCAATATGCTTATCATAACACAGCTAGGTATGGCGACAGCAATTGTCACGTTGTTGGTTGAGTTGCTGGAAAAAGGTTACGGTTTTGGCCCTGGTATTATGGCTTTTGTGGCGGTCAATTCTTCTGCAAAACTCTCAGGttctttgtttggtttCTTATCAAACCATGCAATTGCTCAATCTCATGGTGTCTTTGTCCAATTGTTCAGAAACCTCACTAGTAAATCCATAGCCATCGCCATCAATGATGTTTTCACTCGGTCGGAAGAAGTCAACTTTATCCAAGTCTATTTAGGTATCGCAGTTGTGTTTTTGATCAGTTACTTACAAAACTTTCGTATGGAAATCTCaatcaaatcttcaaaagtCCGTTCCATGGTTTCGGCATACCCAATCCGTTTATTCTATTGCGGTGCATTAccaattttctttgcttACACCATTCTTTACAATCTTCATATTATTGCCTTTGCATTGACTAAAATCTTTGGCGGTTCTCCTTACTTGGCAGTATATCAATTAGATCCTTTCACTAACAGATCCTACGATATAACATCTGGTCTCCTATACTTCTTGTCTACTTCTACAAAGGGTTGTTGTTTAGTATTGAAGTTGGTTAGATTCATTGCTTTTACTTCCTTTGTCACTTTGACATCAACTATTTTCGGCAAAAAATGGTTTGCCATGTCTGGTTCTGGCGGTAAGGATCTTGCTaaacaattcaaagaacaagatATTGTTGTCGTCGGTCACAGGGATGCTACTGTTGCCAAAGAATTAAATAAGATGATCCAATCTGCGTCTCTGATTGGTTCCGCCATTTTAGGCTTAATTGTTGGTCTGGTTGAAGCTACCGGCTTATCAAAAGGTTACGTTGCAGGTGTGGTTGTTGGTGTATTATCAGCACTAAGTTTGTTAGAACAAATCATGAGTGAATATCAACAGACAGGTGCTGCCAATTCCCAGTTCTCTCAAGTTTTCGGGACTAATTGA
- a CDS encoding uncharacterized protein (PKUD0A09800; similar to Saccharomyces cerevisiae YDR508C (GNP1) and YCL025C (AGP1); ancestral locus Anc_1.50), which produces MSFKRKIAQTKNFIQRNADSGTDPANISVNESNNNDDIAILKEEKSTTWTSGVDKKFNTEVEYPEDIEGDVTETEVKRGLKSRHVAMIALGGTIGTGLFIGTSSPLHEAGPVNTLIAYLFFGTLAYSVTQSLGEMATHTPVAGSFCTFNERYLSKSIGFATNWLYWFQWGITFAIEIFSASQCILYWTDRVPVWAWILIFFVTITAANFVPVRYYGEIEFWIAFIKIVTIIGFLIYALCMVCGAGKTGPVGFRYWRHPGPWGAGAGLVSNTNTDRFLGWVSSLINAAFTYQGVELTGISAGESANPRKTVPKAINKVIFRILLFYILSLFFCGLLVPYNDHRLTDDGSFISKSPFLIAITNSGTRVLPHIFNAVILTTLISAANSNVYIGSRVLYSMAGSTAPKIFARVDRNGVPVYGVLFTAVFGALAFLNVSNSGTTVFNWLMNISALAGLICWCFITAAHIRFMEILKSRNISRDTLPFKANFGLTFAWITEFFLVLIVFIQGYAVFFDFQVNDFFANYISLMLIVVTWIIAQTTLYRKEPLLIPLDEIDIDSESRKIYEEVWDEDEDNSKTSFLDRFWDAII; this is translated from the coding sequence ATGTCGTTCAAGAGGAAGATTGCACAAACTAAAAACTTCATACAACGGAACGCCGATTCCGGAACTGACCCCGCAAATATCTCAGTCAATGAGTCAAATAATAATGACGATATTGCAATTCtgaaagaggaaaaaagcACAACGTGGACAAGTGGTGTTGATAAGAAGTTCAACACTGAGGTGGAATACCCGGAAGATATTGAGGGTGATGTCACGGAGACAGAAGTCAAGAGAGGATTGAAGTCCAGACATGTTGCAATGATTGCACTTGGTGGTACAATTGGTACTGGTTTGTTTATTGGTACGTCTTCTCCATTGCATGAAGCAGGCCCAGTAAACACCTTAATTGCCTATCTATTTTTTGGTACTTTGGCGTACTCGGTCACCCAGTCTTTGGGGGAAATGGCCACCCATACTCCTGTTGCAGGTTCCTTTTGTACCTTCAATGAGAGATACTTATCTAAATCAATTGGATTTGCAACCAACTGGCTTTATTGGTTCCAATGGGGGATTACCTTTgccattgaaattttctcAGCTTCTCAATGTATTCTATATTGGACAGATAGAGTGCCGGTATGGGCGTGGATTTTGATCTTCTTTGTGACAATCACAGCAGCTAATTTTGTTCCAGTTCGATATTATGGTGAAATCGAATTCTGGATTGCctttatcaaaattgtTACTATTATTGGGTTTTTGATTTATGCCCTCTGTATGGTTTGTGGTGCTGGTAAGACTGGACCTGTTGGTTTCAGGTATTGGAGACATCCGGGCCCTTGGGGTGCTGGTGCTGGCCTAGTGTCTAATACTAATACAGACAGATTCCTTGGATGGGTTTCCTCCTTAATCAACGCAGCATTCACCTATCAAGGTGTTGAATTGACAGGTATATCTGCCGGTGAATCTGCcaatccaagaaaaacagtTCCAAAGGCAATCAACAAGGTCATTTTTAGGATCTTGCTGTTCTACATCCTATCTCTATTTTTCTGTGGTTTGCTTGTTCCTTATAACGATCATAGATTAACTGATGACGGTTCCTTCATATCTAAATCTCCCTTTTTGATTGCCATCACTAACTCAGGTACAAGAGTTCTACCTCATATCTTCAATGCAGTTATTTTGACCACTCTTATCTCAGCTGCCAATTCCAATGTTTATATTGGTTCAAGAGTTCTATATTCAATGGCTGGTTCCACCGCTCCAAAGATTTTTGCCAGAGTTGACCGGAATGGTGTCCCCGTATATGGTGTTTTATTCACAGCTGTTTTCGGTGCTTTGGCTTTCTTGAATGTCTCCAATTCAGGTACTACAGTCTTTAATTGGTTAATGAACATCTCAGCATTGGCAGGTTTGATTTGTTGGTGTTTTATTACTGCTGCACATATCAGATTTATGGAAATTCTCAAATCCAGAAACATATCCAGAGACACCCTACCTTTCAAGGCAAACTTTGGACTAACATTTGCTTGGATCACTGAGTTCTTCCTAGTACTGATTGTCTTTATTCAGGGGTATgctgttttctttgatttccaagtgaatgatttctttgcaaATTATATTTCGTTGATGCttattgttgttacttGGATTATTGCACAAACGACTCTATATAGAAAGGAACCATTATTGATTCCACTAGACGAAATTGACATTGATTCagaatcaagaaaaatatacGAAGAAGTTTgggatgaagatgaggatAATTCCAAAACCTCTTTCCTCGATAGATTTTGGGATGCAATTATTTGA
- a CDS encoding uncharacterized protein (PKUD0A09790; similar to Saccharomyces cerevisiae YDR503C (LPP1); ancestral locus Anc_1.57): MVMSMDEFYNRFKMKARDNVLLWAVIVVMILFAGITERFGIASTRPFSLNEIPISYPYTANEKYSDKLLLFVCFLVPLAVTTALIFSDGKSREFQRFYETISSFTFAMGLAVFITTFLKIRLAKLRPDFLARCGAKLKKGDLETVMFTVDICTAPYGEFVLYDGFKSCPSGHSTVSMCGMLFLSLWLYYTYAREHTNGIVKILCFTPLLVALDVVTSRIYDFKHDYYDVTLGSVIGIAATLVAVQFVHLEELKEEQELILPV, translated from the coding sequence atgGTAATGTCTATGGATGAATTCTATAATCGTTTTAAAATGAAAGCAAGGGACAATGTGCTGTTATGGGCTGTAATAGTTGTTATGATTTTGTTTGCAGGTATAACAGAACGGTTTGGGATTGCCTCAACGAGACCATTTTCACTTAACGAAATACCTATATCATACCCTTACACAGCGAATGAAAAATACAGTGATAAGCTGTTGCTTTTTGTCTGTTTCCTTGTACCTCTTGCCGTGACGACTGCATTGATATTCAGTGACGGCAAGAGCAGAGAATTCCAACGGTTTTAtgaaacaatttcatcatttaCCTTTGCCATGGGGTTGGCTGTCTTTATCACTACTTTTTTAAAGATAAGATTGGCCAAACTGAGGCCCGACTTTCTAGCCCGCTGTGGTGCTAAACTCAAAAAGGGCGATCTCGAAACCGTTATGTTCACAGTCGACATTTGCACTGCGCCATACGGCGAGTTTGTACTGTACGACGGCTTTAAATCGTGTCCTTCTGGCCACTCCACTGTCTCTATGTGCGGTATGCTGTTTCTGTCTCTGTGGCTATATTATACTTATGCAAGAGAGCACACCAATGGAATAGTCAAAATATTGTGTTTCACACCGTTGCTTGTTGCATTGGATGTAGTGACAAGTCGAATTTACGACTTCAAACACGATTACTACGACGTCACCCTTGGCTCCGTCATTGGCATTGCTGCCACTCTTGTGGCAGTCCAATTTGTCCACCTTGAAGAACTCAAGGAGGAACAAGAACTCATTCTACCCGTGTAG
- a CDS encoding uncharacterized protein (PKUD0A09840; Pfam Domains: Seleno_W_rel(2.7e-31)), producing the protein MNKGMFDTVKFLLDFLEQTTQTQTQTHTNTNTRKTMGQQEQPGEEQQEPLEYPQVSILYCIKCNWVLRASWYQQELLQTFTAKASTAEEAVIRSVTLTPSYVPGTFKVFVKRATGEGWVIVWDRKANGGFPEAKVLKQVIRNELSPETNLGHSDKSSTRGVLLSSLPGNRAGDTNDGTRVPSPREGVPITYVPSDSEVQSYGSPRLASEHKTFCEECIEHLPPTWEM; encoded by the coding sequence ATGAATAAGGGAATGTTTGACACTGTCAAATTTCTGTTGGATTTCTTGGAACAGacaacacaaacacaaacacaaacacacacaaacacaaacacaagGAAAACCATGGGACAGCAAGAACAGCCGGGGGAAGAACAACAGGAACCATTAGAGTACCCGCAAGTTTCCATCCTTTACTGCATCAAGTGCAACTGGGTTCTTAGGGCTTCTTGGTACCAGCAGGAACTTCTACAGACATTCACGGCAAAGGCGTCGACAGCAGAAGAAGCAGTCATCAGATCGGTTACGTTGACGCCATCATATGTCCCTGGGACGTTCAAGGTATTTGTGAAAAGGGCTACCGGTGAAGGTTGGGTTATAGTTTGGGACAGAAAGGCAAATGGAGGGTTCCCTGAAGCCAAGGTGCTCAAACAGGTCATTAGGAACGAGCTCTCACCAGAGACAAATTTAGGGCATTCCGATAAGTCTTCAACGAGGGGCGTCTTGCTGTCGTCCCTACCAGGCAACCGAGCGGGTGATACTAATGACGGGACCCGGGTACCTTCTCCAAGAGAAGGTGTGCCCATTACGTACGTCCCTAGTGATTCCGAGGTACAGTCGTATGGTTCTCCAAGGTTAGCAAGTGAACACAAGACCTTCTGCGAGGAATGCATTGAACATCTACCGCCAACATGGGAAATGTAG